One part of the Halobacteria archaeon AArc-dxtr1 genome encodes these proteins:
- a CDS encoding PspA/IM30 family protein, whose protein sequence is MGILSRTSYVIRSKINSVLNRAEDPTQTLDYSYEQMRDQLQQVKRGIADLTTQKKRLEMQKRRLEENVDKHNEQARTAVQQDREDLARRALEKKKTKMSQIEELERQVSELQSQQDRLIEQKDELQNRIEEFRTRKETMKARYEAAEASSTVSEAMTATGEEFEDVGRAIERAEEQTEDMEARAAALDELHESGAFEDVLSDKDSIDRELEQLSTGSGVEAELETLKSEVGGGEPESDDVEGEVSEAEIEDLEAAVPDEEVEAELAELQEEENR, encoded by the coding sequence ATGGGCATCCTCTCTCGGACCTCGTACGTCATCCGGTCGAAGATCAACTCGGTGTTAAACCGGGCGGAGGATCCGACGCAGACGCTCGACTACTCATACGAGCAGATGCGCGATCAACTCCAGCAAGTAAAGCGGGGGATTGCAGACCTGACGACGCAAAAAAAGCGCCTCGAGATGCAAAAGCGTCGCCTCGAGGAGAACGTCGACAAGCACAACGAGCAGGCTCGCACGGCAGTCCAGCAGGATCGCGAGGACCTGGCGCGTCGCGCACTCGAGAAGAAGAAGACGAAGATGTCCCAGATCGAAGAGCTAGAGCGCCAGGTTAGCGAGCTCCAGAGCCAGCAGGACCGGCTCATCGAGCAGAAAGACGAGCTTCAGAACCGCATCGAGGAGTTCCGAACCAGAAAGGAGACGATGAAAGCCCGGTACGAGGCCGCCGAGGCCAGTTCGACCGTCTCCGAGGCGATGACCGCCACGGGCGAGGAGTTCGAGGACGTCGGCCGGGCCATCGAGCGCGCCGAAGAGCAGACCGAGGATATGGAGGCGCGGGCGGCCGCCCTCGACGAACTCCACGAGTCGGGTGCCTTCGAGGACGTTCTCTCCGACAAGGACTCGATCGACCGCGAGTTAGAGCAACTCTCCACCGGCAGCGGTGTTGAGGCCGAACTCGAGACGCTCAAATCCGAGGTTGGCGGCGGAGAGCCGGAGTCAGACGACGTCGAGGGCGAGGTTTCCGAAGCGGAGATCGAAGACCTAGAGGCAGCAGTCCCCGACGAGGAGGTCGAGGCGGAGCTTGCGGAGCTCCAAGAAGAGGAGAATCGCTAG
- a CDS encoding cohesin domain-containing protein: MGATRRRFGGSSAATIRRILAITVAAVGAAALLSGGAVAFDQGAILSPSPSEVEAEPGETVTVSVGLTVSGDHGDGANGVELVAQYDPEYVEITAVERGPWLDAGGADVRQVETLDHSNGVAILDQWRESTETGATGSGELATLTVVVDERAPAGSTSISFAESTIDPAGDWPLPIQNERTATVVVDGDASEVDDGGGSEIDDEDGTQTEHDPTSDAITGVGLTTIVAALIMLIYAALRGRRGG; the protein is encoded by the coding sequence ATGGGTGCCACAAGGCGACGGTTCGGCGGCTCGTCCGCGGCGACGATTAGACGCATCCTCGCGATTACCGTTGCGGCAGTCGGCGCCGCAGCGCTTCTGAGCGGCGGCGCCGTCGCGTTCGACCAGGGTGCGATTCTCTCGCCGTCACCGAGCGAGGTCGAAGCCGAGCCCGGCGAGACGGTCACAGTCTCCGTCGGACTGACCGTCTCCGGGGACCACGGTGACGGTGCCAACGGCGTCGAACTCGTCGCACAGTACGACCCCGAGTACGTGGAGATCACCGCAGTAGAGCGCGGCCCGTGGCTCGACGCCGGCGGCGCCGACGTTCGCCAGGTGGAGACGCTCGACCACTCGAACGGAGTGGCGATCCTAGACCAGTGGCGCGAGTCAACCGAGACGGGCGCGACGGGCAGTGGCGAGCTGGCGACGCTTACGGTGGTCGTCGACGAGCGGGCACCCGCTGGCTCCACCTCGATTAGCTTCGCCGAGTCGACGATCGACCCGGCCGGCGACTGGCCACTTCCGATCCAAAACGAGCGGACCGCGACAGTCGTCGTCGACGGAGACGCAAGTGAGGTGGACGATGGAGGCGGAAGCGAGATCGACGATGAAGACGGGACCCAAACGGAGCACGATCCAACTAGCGACGCGATCACCGGCGTTGGACTGACGACCATCGTGGCAGCGCTCATCATGCTGATCTATGCGGCACTGCGCGGTCGTCGCGGCGGCTGA
- a CDS encoding ATP-binding protein, with protein MSDLGDFTDFSDRPGDGSRDESPESAASGSGPPQSADGRETETAGAATDPSVAEGSDERSFERTSVEPSGEDNGVGTICVSQGLRVDEEGDETTLRAYVTRENRSTVRLGSYLLAPYPDGETLFCRVTGLEYAQQYHADDATEIHARRAMRQQGIDEADYKLVASLEPMAVLYEDGGELTRRMTDRVPKPETVIRQADDTEKIKTGLKMPDDGVFLGHLSVGGEKVRTAASPPTIDYRLKDDYEAGDPLIFRHALIAGGTGSGKTHAAKNVLRQYLADERQYPMEGRPNVNPAVVQFDPQDEYAQMHDDNEDLDDELARKLDREGVAHGGVSDTTAFVPKVGSASYAGGHHRAERVEFTIPFSMCRSRPWLVSGGSLNDNQYGALTYLIDRFFKQYGSDGGYAEFKTFLDDPALREELDESGRVHEATYDAVRRRVFGFDDVFDQDARPITELIHEFVRPGGLSVVPTYHVNDTRATEAVVLALSSLLIDEKLSNDPTYERIKETPLVLGMDEAHNFLTDADSVQARKVITKFTEAAKQGRKERLGLFLITQDPQDIDDAVFKQINTTVVLNLGDEDAIKSVNIPSNLESKVPYMEKGQMVVYSPDNSEPVELIGLSKCLTRHGRD; from the coding sequence ATGAGCGATCTGGGAGATTTCACTGACTTTTCCGATCGTCCCGGCGACGGAAGCCGGGACGAGAGCCCCGAGAGCGCGGCCTCGGGGTCCGGACCTCCGCAGAGTGCAGACGGGCGGGAGACCGAGACCGCAGGTGCTGCTACCGACCCGAGCGTCGCCGAGGGAAGCGACGAGCGCTCGTTCGAGCGAACGTCGGTCGAACCCAGTGGCGAGGACAACGGGGTCGGGACGATCTGTGTCTCCCAGGGGCTTCGCGTCGACGAGGAAGGCGACGAGACGACACTGCGGGCGTACGTCACCCGGGAGAACCGCTCGACGGTTCGACTCGGCTCGTATCTGCTCGCGCCGTACCCGGACGGCGAGACGCTGTTCTGTCGGGTTACCGGTCTCGAGTACGCCCAGCAGTACCACGCCGACGACGCCACCGAAATCCACGCTCGGCGGGCGATGCGCCAACAGGGAATCGACGAGGCCGACTACAAGTTGGTCGCCTCGCTTGAGCCGATGGCCGTGCTCTACGAAGATGGAGGAGAGCTCACGCGCCGGATGACCGACCGCGTCCCGAAGCCCGAGACGGTCATCCGACAGGCCGACGACACCGAGAAGATCAAGACCGGCCTCAAGATGCCCGACGACGGCGTCTTCCTCGGCCACCTCTCGGTCGGCGGTGAGAAGGTGCGGACGGCGGCTTCGCCGCCGACGATCGACTACCGGCTGAAAGACGACTACGAGGCCGGCGATCCGCTGATCTTCCGCCACGCCCTGATTGCGGGCGGGACCGGCTCCGGAAAGACCCACGCCGCCAAGAACGTGCTCCGGCAGTATCTCGCCGACGAGCGCCAGTATCCGATGGAGGGGCGTCCGAACGTCAACCCGGCAGTCGTCCAGTTCGACCCGCAAGACGAGTACGCCCAGATGCACGACGACAACGAGGACCTGGACGACGAGTTGGCCCGGAAACTCGATCGCGAAGGGGTCGCCCACGGCGGCGTCTCTGATACGACCGCGTTCGTGCCGAAAGTCGGTTCGGCCTCCTACGCGGGCGGCCACCACCGGGCCGAGCGCGTCGAGTTCACGATCCCCTTTTCGATGTGCCGGAGTCGGCCGTGGCTCGTCTCCGGCGGCTCGTTGAACGACAACCAGTACGGGGCGCTCACCTACCTGATCGACCGCTTTTTCAAACAGTACGGATCGGATGGCGGCTACGCCGAGTTCAAGACGTTCTTAGACGACCCCGCCTTGCGCGAGGAGCTAGACGAGTCGGGACGGGTTCACGAGGCCACCTACGACGCGGTCCGGCGGCGGGTGTTCGGCTTCGACGACGTCTTCGACCAGGACGCGCGGCCGATCACCGAGCTGATCCACGAGTTCGTCCGCCCCGGCGGGCTCTCGGTCGTCCCGACCTACCACGTCAACGACACCAGAGCCACGGAGGCCGTCGTCCTGGCCCTCTCCTCGCTGCTGATCGACGAGAAGCTCTCGAACGATCCGACCTACGAGCGGATCAAAGAGACGCCCCTGGTGTTGGGGATGGACGAGGCCCACAACTTTCTCACCGACGCCGACTCGGTACAAGCGCGGAAGGTGATCACCAAGTTCACCGAGGCCGCAAAGCAGGGTCGAAAGGAGCGGCTCGGGCTGTTCCTGATCACGCAGGACCCCCAGGATATCGACGACGCCGTCTTCAAGCAGATCAACACCACCGTCGTGCTCAATCTCGGTGACGAGGACGCGATCAAGAGCGTGAACATCCCCTCCAATCTAGAGTCGAAGGTGCCCTACATGGAGAAAGGACAGATGGTGGTCTACTCGCCGGACAACTCAGAGCCCGTCGAGCTGATCGGGCTCTCGAAGTGTCTGACGCGGCACGGTCGGGACTGA
- a CDS encoding ArsR family transcriptional regulator encodes MSSNTHFGGDSTRRLLNTVPAKCYDVLRDRRRLHLLEVLGAAACPLSVDELTRELHDRDDSADEQSLRISLVHAHLPKLDDVGLVEWDGEEATLANESAVPPQRLMALLDSDASSDRVLDALVHPDRMAILSLLEERNGSCAIETIAAELALLGSTDASDPREAKVMLHHSHLPAMRELGVLTYDSGMVRTTDHPVPVLE; translated from the coding sequence ATGAGTTCGAATACTCACTTCGGCGGAGACAGCACTCGACGTCTGTTGAACACCGTCCCGGCGAAGTGCTACGACGTGCTCCGCGATCGACGTCGCCTCCACCTTCTGGAGGTTCTCGGCGCGGCTGCGTGCCCACTTTCGGTAGACGAACTGACGAGGGAGTTACACGACCGAGACGACAGCGCGGACGAGCAGTCGCTTCGGATCAGCCTGGTTCACGCCCACCTGCCGAAACTCGACGATGTCGGCCTCGTGGAGTGGGACGGCGAGGAAGCGACGCTCGCCAACGAGAGCGCAGTCCCACCCCAGCGGCTGATGGCGCTGCTCGACTCGGATGCCTCGAGCGATCGAGTGCTCGACGCGCTCGTCCATCCCGACCGGATGGCGATTCTCAGCTTGCTCGAAGAGCGCAACGGCTCGTGTGCAATCGAGACGATTGCCGCCGAACTGGCGCTACTGGGCAGCACCGATGCCTCCGACCCCCGGGAGGCGAAAGTGATGCTCCACCACTCCCACCTGCCTGCGATGCGAGAACTCGGCGTCCTCACGTACGATTCTGGAATGGTTCGAACGACCGACCATCCGGTTCCGGTACTCGAGTAG